A region from the Wolbachia endosymbiont (group A) of Rhinocyllus conicus genome encodes:
- the pheT gene encoding phenylalanine--tRNA ligase subunit beta — protein sequence MKFTLSWLLEHLETNASLEEITDKLTHIGLEVEDVIDNTKLAGFIVAKVLEVAPHPNADKLKLCKVDDRSKTLQIVCGANNVREGMKTVLASLGSTLPESDFTIKPTKIRGVLSEGMLCSASELALVQEESEGIIELSDDYKVGDKFFNCDPVIDINVTPNRGDCLGIYGIARDLAATGIGTLKTLSIPQLTSSINSPIDVEVTDGESFISGIYIANVKNQESPKWLKDKLESIGMRSISTIVDITNYIMISFNRPMHAFDANKVDGKLTIRKANDGESFFALNGKEYLLDNNINIYSDSKNIHGVAGIIGGKCSECTLETTNIFLELALLDPISITKSSRQLSISTDASYRFARSIDPGFTLDGLNLAAKMILDLCGGEVSSVVSAGNLDKEYTSVIQVADTGIQKKPCRNDAKISLDYQDINKFGSVSVSPDETFDILTKLGFSIDKKTEGNWNVQVPSWRPDVTIPADLIEEVTRIYGYDKIKEEPLPNNVEEVDSTYDNLRILMTNRGFHEVLTWSFMSESTAEKFGYSNKLFIIDNPFNNNFNMMRPSIMPNLLQVTADNIAHGVSDLAIFEIGPIYDGEAQSKHVLSGIRTGNNLPRNHYNIDRKVDVFDAKADCIAALEFFNVNCDNLTIERAEKEYYHPGKSGTLSFRSKIVGCFGELHPNILDLFDIKQKVVGFEVILENIENLPVSRKKFIDYKYQSVKRDFAFIVNKDVEVGNIINVVKKSSELITEVLVFDVYHGNNIEPNKMSIALSVTFCSPIHTLTEKEIQKESSAIVNLVCENTGGTLRTSH from the coding sequence ATGAAATTCACATTATCTTGGTTATTAGAGCACTTAGAAACCAATGCTAGTTTAGAAGAAATTACCGATAAATTAACTCACATAGGGTTAGAAGTAGAAGATGTGATCGACAATACCAAATTAGCTGGTTTTATTGTTGCAAAAGTATTAGAAGTTGCACCTCATCCAAATGCCGATAAATTAAAATTATGTAAAGTAGATGACAGAAGTAAAACTCTACAAATAGTTTGCGGAGCAAACAATGTTAGAGAAGGTATGAAAACTGTGCTTGCATCTCTTGGTAGCACATTGCCAGAAAGTGATTTCACAATCAAGCCTACAAAAATACGAGGAGTGCTAAGTGAAGGGATGCTCTGCTCTGCTTCTGAACTTGCGCTGGTTCAAGAAGAAAGTGAAGGAATAATCGAGCTTTCCGATGATTATAAAGTAGGGGATAAATTTTTCAATTGTGACCCTGTAATTGATATAAATGTTACTCCAAACCGTGGAGATTGCTTAGGCATTTATGGAATAGCTCGCGACCTTGCTGCAACTGGAATTGGGACATTAAAGACTTTAAGCATTCCACAACTTACCAGCTCCATAAATTCACCAATCGATGTTGAAGTGACTGACGGAGAAAGTTTTATTAGTGGAATATACATCGCCAATGTAAAAAATCAAGAAAGCCCAAAGTGGCTAAAAGATAAATTGGAATCGATAGGAATGCGCTCCATTTCTACAATAGTTGACATTACTAACTATATTATGATATCTTTTAATCGTCCAATGCATGCGTTTGATGCAAACAAAGTAGATGGCAAACTTACAATAAGAAAAGCAAATGATGGAGAAAGCTTCTTTGCTTTAAATGGTAAGGAATATTTACTGGACAATAATATAAACATTTATTCTGATAGTAAAAATATTCATGGAGTTGCTGGAATTATAGGTGGAAAGTGCAGTGAATGTACTCTTGAAACCACCAATATTTTTTTGGAATTAGCTTTGCTCGATCCAATCTCTATCACTAAATCTTCAAGACAGCTCAGCATCTCCACAGACGCTAGTTACAGATTTGCACGTTCAATCGATCCTGGATTTACCCTTGATGGACTCAATCTTGCAGCCAAAATGATTTTGGATTTATGTGGTGGAGAAGTCTCAAGCGTAGTGTCTGCCGGTAATCTAGATAAAGAATACACCTCTGTCATCCAAGTAGCTGACACTGGGATCCAGAAAAAACCATGCCGGAATGATGCTAAGATAAGCCTTGATTACCAAGATATAAACAAGTTTGGAAGTGTATCTGTATCACCTGATGAGACGTTCGATATTTTAACGAAACTAGGGTTTAGTATTGATAAAAAAACCGAAGGCAATTGGAATGTACAAGTACCAAGCTGGAGACCGGACGTGACTATACCTGCTGACCTAATTGAAGAAGTAACAAGAATATACGGCTATGACAAAATAAAAGAAGAACCACTACCAAATAATGTTGAAGAAGTAGATAGTACATACGACAATTTGCGTATTTTGATGACAAACAGAGGGTTTCATGAAGTGCTAACCTGGTCGTTTATGAGTGAATCAACAGCTGAAAAATTTGGTTACTCGAATAAGTTATTTATCATCGATAATCCGTTTAACAATAACTTTAATATGATGAGACCAAGTATTATGCCAAATTTATTGCAAGTCACTGCTGATAATATTGCCCATGGAGTATCTGATCTTGCAATCTTCGAAATTGGGCCGATTTACGATGGTGAAGCTCAGTCTAAACATGTCTTAAGTGGAATAAGAACAGGAAATAATTTACCGCGAAACCATTATAATATTGATAGGAAAGTAGATGTTTTTGACGCAAAGGCTGATTGCATAGCAGCTTTGGAGTTTTTTAACGTCAATTGCGATAATTTAACGATAGAGAGAGCAGAAAAAGAATATTATCATCCAGGAAAGTCAGGCACCTTATCTTTTAGAAGTAAAATAGTTGGTTGTTTTGGGGAATTGCATCCTAATATATTAGATCTTTTTGACATCAAGCAAAAAGTTGTAGGTTTTGAGGTAATACTAGAAAATATTGAAAATTTACCTGTAAGTAGAAAGAAATTTATCGATTATAAATACCAAAGTGTAAAACGTGATTTTGCATTTATTGTAAATAAGGATGTGGAAGTAGGTAACATAATCAATGTGGTAAAAAAAAGCTCAGAGCTCATCACAGAAGTTTTAGTATTTGACGTATACCATGGAAACAATATAGAACCGAATAAGATGTCTATAGCATTGTCAGTTACTTTCTGCTCTCCAATCCACACTTTAACTGAAAAAGAGATCCAAAAAGAATCAAGTGCTATAGTTAATTTAGTATGTGAAAATACCGGAGGAACCTTGAGAACTAGTCATTAA
- a CDS encoding F0F1 ATP synthase subunit A — translation MALNPLEQFKVYTIIELPRLFGYDVSFTNSSLFMMISVILVILFLLFGIKKGSVIPGYLQAAVEYVYDFVVSIIESNTGSKGLQHIPLIFTVFIFILSCNLVGVLPYSFTVTSHVIVTFALSMVVFIYITIVGFKERGVEFLRILLPKGTPSWLAPIIIIIKLFAYLVRPISLSIRLAANMIAGHTIIKVIAGFIVNMNIFLTPAPFLFIIALIGFEVFVAVLQAYIFTILTCVYLSDAVK, via the coding sequence ATGGCATTAAATCCACTGGAACAGTTTAAAGTATATACAATAATAGAGTTACCTAGGTTATTTGGGTATGACGTAAGCTTTACCAATTCATCTCTTTTCATGATGATTTCGGTGATATTGGTGATACTCTTTTTGCTTTTTGGAATAAAGAAGGGGTCAGTAATACCAGGATATTTGCAAGCTGCAGTTGAGTATGTATATGATTTTGTTGTTTCAATAATAGAAAGTAACACTGGAAGCAAAGGCTTGCAGCACATTCCATTGATATTTACAGTGTTTATTTTCATTTTATCATGTAATTTGGTTGGTGTTCTTCCTTATAGTTTCACGGTCACAAGTCATGTGATAGTCACCTTCGCTTTATCGATGGTGGTTTTTATTTATATAACGATTGTTGGATTTAAAGAAAGGGGAGTAGAATTTTTACGCATATTGCTACCAAAAGGAACTCCTTCGTGGCTTGCACCTATAATAATTATTATTAAGTTGTTTGCTTATTTAGTAAGGCCGATTAGCCTATCAATAAGGCTTGCAGCAAATATGATTGCGGGTCATACAATTATCAAAGTGATAGCAGGGTTTATTGTAAATATGAACATATTTCTCACTCCTGCGCCGTTTTTGTTCATAATTGCATTGATAGGGTTTGAAGTATTTGTTGCAGTTTTACAAGCTTATATATTTACTATATTAACATGTGTATATTTGTCAGATGCAGTAAAGTAA
- a CDS encoding F0F1 ATP synthase subunit C, whose protein sequence is MDLVALKFIAIGLVAFGMLGAGLGIANIFSAMLNGIARNPESEGKMKTYVYIGAAMVEIMGLLAFLLAVLLIFVA, encoded by the coding sequence ATGGATTTAGTAGCTTTAAAATTTATAGCAATTGGTTTAGTTGCGTTTGGAATGCTCGGTGCTGGTTTAGGTATAGCTAATATCTTTTCTGCTATGCTGAATGGGATTGCGAGGAATCCTGAATCGGAAGGTAAAATGAAAACTTACGTTTATATTGGTGCTGCTATGGTTGAAATAATGGGATTGCTTGCGTTTTTACTTGCAGTATTATTAATATTTGTTGCTTAA